From the genome of Myripristis murdjan chromosome 22, fMyrMur1.1, whole genome shotgun sequence, one region includes:
- the unc79 gene encoding LOW QUALITY PROTEIN: protein unc-79 homolog (The sequence of the model RefSeq protein was modified relative to this genomic sequence to represent the inferred CDS: inserted 2 bases in 1 codon; deleted 2 bases in 1 codon; substituted 1 base at 1 genomic stop codon), whose amino-acid sequence MSTKAEQFASKIRYLQEYHNRVQHNIYPVPSGTDIANTLKYFSQTLLSILSRTGRKENQEASNLAVPMTMCLFPVPFPLTPSLRPQVSSINPTVTRSLLYSVLRDAPSDRGGQGQQSRDAQLSEYPSLDYQGLYVTLVTLLDLVPLLQHGQHDLGQSIFYTTTCLLPFLSDDILSTLPYTMISTLATFPPFLHKDIIEYLSTSFLPMAILGSTRREGGVPAYVNLSASSMLMIAMQYTSNPVYHCQLLECLMKHKQEVWKDLLYVISYGPSQVKPPAVQMLFHYWPNLKPPGAISEYRGLQYTAWNPIHCQHIECHNAINKPAVKMCIDPTLSVALGDKPPPLYICEECSQRIAGDHAEWLVDVLLPQAEISAICQKKNCSSHVRRAVVTCFSAGCCGRHGNRPVRYCKRCHVNHHSSEVGAAAETHLYQTSPPPINTRECGAEELVCTVEAVISLLKEAEIHAEQREFELNRRRQMGLSASHHSLDNIDFDNKEDDQHDQRLLSQFGIWFLVSLCTPNENTPTESLARLVSMVFQWFHSTAYMMDDEVGSLVEKLKPQFVTKWLKTVCDVRFDVMVMCLLPKPVEFARVGGYWDKSCSTVTQLKEGLNRILCLIPYNVISQPLWECFMPEWLEAIRTEVPDHQLKEFREVLSKMFDIELCPLPFSMEEMFGFISCRFSGYPASVQEQALLWLHVLSELDIVVPLQLLIGMFSDGVNSVKELANQRKARVSDLTGNTGARRVSVVSDPGRRGQHNTLSPFPSPFRSPFRSPLRCSPFKNLGHAAGHCALDLDCDDDDMNLGCFILMFDLILKQMELQDDGVMLGLDSSLGKDIVGIINNVFQAPWGGSHTCQKDEKALECSLCQSSILCYQLGCELLERLTPREEIGLVEPTDSLEETLLLPQPDYSQGPENTTEEGDNPSGINTDNPSNXTHPITHVAMKNNSDKKFSYQQLPVSLKLIYTILQEMSKFEEPDILFNMLNCLKILCLHGECLYLARKDHPQFLAYIQEKMLIPSLWSMLKSEFCQLASLAVPQLLHALSLSHGADIFWNLIDTNFNSKDWKIRFEAVEKVAVLCRFLDIGSVTKNHLLKYSLAHAFCCFLASVEDVNPAVATRARLLLDTIKRPALQGLCLCLDFQFDTVVRDRPIILSKLLLLHFLKKEVPALSWEFFVNRFETLSLEAQLHLDCNKEFPFPTTITAVRTNVANLSDAAMWKIRRARFARNRQKSVRSLRDSVKGPSESKRAFSLPESLSNRLRQTPSPEDDSVVRDLLPENAGIDHQTVHQLIMVLMKFMAKDQSSAEADIGSAKAFNTVKRHLYVLLGYDQQEGCFMIAPQKMRTSTCFNAFIAGIAQVMDYNIGLGKQLLPLVVQVLKYCTCPQLRHYFQQPPRCSLWALRPHIRQMWLKALLVILYKYPYRDMDGSKIVIHLIHITINTLNAQYHSCRPHATAGPLYSDNSNMSRYSEKEKEEDSVFDESDIHDTPTGAANKESQTFFARLKRIGGSKSVKYQPVELNAKKSDIELSEYREASALQDSILHCVREESTRKKRLQAMHKQKSLDISNTDSILFNLDEHRRKSCIDRCDLQAPPAVLPPSSATSHSRHQGKGSSNGSSVRVGGCDPQDRRGSRGGHSDISKPVIPEVRLSCMETFEDKLDQSSLGGSAQDKDDPDLIDLSSDCTSIPEKHSLLSMSDSDSLVFEPLPPLRIVESDEEFDLSAIISSRLNGGSKIPASPASSNTLRLSPVVQVSVEDCSSKTETPDLSVGEGSSEQPFMDKRPNRVTPSTSLELPDRPEYVCHESPMTLKQKRDLLRKTPHVPDTSLDDMSVTSEELKAGVALGTSPSGRTIFLDIPEDTAEPLSSPEKLSNDDEDDGDDEDDDDIGDEGDSDPKPDNEDDNDEAEFKIQIVPRQRKQRKIAVSAIQREYLDISFNTLDKLAGEQTTETDHKVLSTLEKPRESASAPTLEAAMPETSHRSSVSTQYRQVKRGSLGALTMSQLMKRQLEHQSSAPHNISTWETGQTAADSDKWIXLQACLYFTAVALFFLGPTKTSLLSAPSTVSMFVPAPEEFIDEQPTTMSDRCRDCGAVLEEYDEETLGLAVVVLSMFIHLSPDLAAPMLLDIMQSVGRLASSANFPGQAESMLIPGNAAGVAKQFLRCMFHQLAPNGILPQLFQSNIKDGSFLRTLASALIDFNELSSVAALNMLLEGLNNKKSLPAGGTMLHCLDNIATFMEALPMDSPSNLWTTICNQFQTFLTKLPSVLPLKCPMDSSLRIIICLLKIPTTNATRSLLEPFSKLLSFIIQYGMFSLSYLVELCGLCYKAFNKERDKFYMSRIVVLELLQALKFKSSLPDTNLLLLVQFVCADIGTRLAESTIIQKHMISTLPGCTTAAMECMRQYISELLDFIADMHTLTKLKSHMKACCQPLHEDTFGGNLKVGLAQVAAMEISKGNHRDNKAVVRYLPWLYHPPSTMQQGPKEFIECVSHIRQLSWLLLGSLTHCALHQGSTSCMPIPLDAGSHIADHLIVILIGFPEQSKTSVLHMCSLFHAFMFSQLWTIYCEQAAAAPALQNQNQTEFSSSAILTGLEFWSRVTPSILQLMAHNKVMVEMVCLHVISLMEALQECNSTIFVKLIPMWLPMIQSNLKHLSAGLQLRLQAIQNRVNHQCLQGQAPGAFPFALRKWLQCTQFKMAQVEIQSSEAASQFYPM is encoded by the exons ATGTCTACGAAAGCAGAACAGT TTGCTTCTAAGATACGATACTTGCAAGAGTATCACAACCGTGTGCAACACAATATTTACCCTGTGCCCTCTGGAACAGACAttgcaaacacactgaaatacttTTCTCAAACCTTGCTCAG CATTCTGTCCCGCACAGGCAGGAAGGAGAACCAGGAAGCTTCCAATTTGGCCGTGCCCATGACCATGTGTCTTTTTCCTGTGCCATTCCCACTCACCCCATCTCTAAGACCACAAGTCAGTTCCATCAACCCTACAGTTACTCGCTCCCTCCTTTACAGCGTTCTGCGCGATGCCCCATCAGACCGCGGGGGGCAGGGGCAGCAGAGTCGGGACGCTCAGCTCTCAGAGTACCCCTCTCTGGACTATCAGGGCCTCTATGTGACCCTCGTGACCCTGCTTGACCTGGTGCCCCTGCTGCAGCACGGTCAGCATG ATCTGGGACAGTCCATATTTTACACTACAACTTGCCTCCTGCCCTTTCTCAGTGATGATATTCTCAGCACTTTGCCCTATACTATGATCTCCACTTTAGCCAcatttccccctttcctccacAAAGACATCATTGAGTACCTGAGCACCTCTTTCCTTCCAATGGCTATAT TGGGTTCAACTCGAAGAGAGGGTGGTGTCCCAGCCTATGTCaatctctctgcctcctctatGCTTATGATCGCAATGCAGTACACCTCAAATCCAG TATATCACTGTCAGCTGTTGGAGTGTCTCATGaagcacaaacaggaagtgtggaag GACCTACTTTATGTCATATCCTACGGGCCGTCCCAAGTGAAGCCTCCAGCGGTGCAGATGCTCTTTCATTACTGGCCCAACCTCAAGCCTCCTGGTGCCATCAGTGAATACAGAGGGCTACAGTACACAG CCTGGAACCCTATCCACTGTCAGCACATTGAGTGCCACAACGCCATCAACAAACCTGCCGTCAAG ATGTGCATAGATCCCACTCTTTCTGTTGCCCTGGGAGACAAGCCCCCTCCTCTTTACATTTGCGAGGAGTGCAGCCAGAGGATAGCAGG AGACCATGCTGAATGGCTCGTTGATGTGCTTTTGCCCCAAG CTGAGATATCTGCCATTTGTCAAAAGAAG AACTGTAGCTCTCATGTTAGAAGGGCCGTGGTCACCTGCTTCTCAGCCGGCTGCTGTGGGCGCCATGGCAACCGGCCTGTCCGCTACTGCAAGCGTTGCCATGTCAACCACCACAGCAGTGAGGTGGGGGCTGCGGCGGAGACCCATCTGTATCAGACCTCACCCCCTCCCATCAACACCAGAGAGTGCGGGGCTGAGGAGCTGGTGTGCACCGTGGAGGCTGTTATAAG CCTgctgaaagaggcagaaatTCACGCCGAACAGCGTGAGTTTGAGCTGAACAGGCGTCGTCAGATGGGCCTGTCTGCCTCCCACCACTCTCTGGACAACATCGACTTTGACAACAAGGAGGATGACCAGCACGACCAGCGCCTCCTCAGTCAGTTTGGCATCTGGTTCCTG gtgagcCTGTGCACCCCCAATGAGAATACTCCCACAGAGAGCCTGGCTCGGCTGGTCAGCATGGTCTTCCAGTGGTTTCACTCCACCGCCTACATGATGGATGATGAGGTGGGCAGCCTGGTGGAGAAGCTCAAGCCTCAGTTTGTCACCAAGTGGTTGAAGACGGTGTGTGACGTGCGCTTCGACGTCATGGTCATGTGCCTGCTGCCCAAACCTGTGGAGTTTGCCAGG GTGGGGGGGTACTGGGACAAGTCATGCAGCACGGTGACCCAGCTAAAGGAGGGCTTGAACCGCATCCTGTGTCTGATACCCTACAACGTCATCAGCCAGCCTCTCTGGGAATGCTTCATGCCTGAGTGGCTGGAGGCCATCCGCACTGAGGTGCCCGACCACCAGCTGAAAGAGTTCCGGGAAGTGCTCAG TAAGATGTTTGATATCGAGTTGTGCCCTCTGCCCTTCTCCATGGAAGAGATGTTTGGCTTCATCAGTTGCAGATTCTCTGGTTACCCAGCGTCTGTGCAAGAGCAGGCTTTATTGTGGCTGCAT GTGCTGTCAGAGCTGGACATTGTGGTgcctcttcagctgctgattggGATGTTCTCTGATGGCGTGAACTCTGTGAAGGAGCTGGCCAATCAACGGAAAGCCCGGGTGTCAGATCTGACTGGCAACACCGGGGCTCGTAGG GTGAGTGTGGTCTCAGATCCAGGACGCCGTGGGCAACACAACACCTTGAGCCCGTTCCCGAGTCCATTCCGCAGCCCGTTCCGCAGCCCGCTGCGTTGCAGCCCCTTTAAAAACCTGGGGCACGCCGCTGGCCACTGTGCTCTGGATCTGGACTGTGACGATGACGACATGAACCTGGGCTGCTTCATCCTCATGTTTGACCTCATCCTCAAGCAG ATGGAGCTCCAGGATGATGGTGTGATGCTGGGTCTAGACAGCAGCCTGGGCAAAGATATCGTGGGCATCATCAACAATGTATTCCAGGCTCCATGGGGGGGCTCACACACCTGCCAGAAGGATGAGAAAGCTCTGGAGTGCAGCCTATGCCAATCCAGCATCCTGTGCTACCAGCTGGGCTGTGAGCTGCTGGAGAGGCTGACCCCACGGGAAGAGATAGGCCTGGTG GAGCCCACTGACAGCTTGGAGGAAACCTTGCTTTTGCCTCAGCCAGATTACTCCCAGGGGCCCGAGAACACGACCGAGGAAGGAGACAACCCAAGTGGCATAAACACTGACAACCCCAGTAA CACTCACCCGATAACCCACGTGG CGATGAAGAATAACTCCGATAAGAAGTTCTCCTACCAGCAGCTGCCAGTGTCTTTGAAGCTTATTTACACAATTCTGCAG GAAATGTCCAAGTTTGAGGAGCCTGACATCTTGTTCAACATGCTGAACTGTCTGAAGATCCTGTGCCTCCATGGGGAGTGTCTGTACCTCGCCCGTAAAGATCATCCCCAGTTCCTGGCCTACATCCAGGAGAAGATGCTCATCCCAAG cctGTGGTCCATGTTGAAGTCAGAGTTTTGCCAGCTGGCCTCGCTGGCTGTGCCTCAGCTCCTccatgccctctctctctcccacggGGCGGACATCTTCTGGAACCTTATCGACACAAACTTCAACAGCAAGGACTGGAAGATACGATTCGAAGCGG TGGAGAAAGTGGCAGTGCTATGTCGGTTCCTGGACATCGGCTCCGTGACGAAAAACCACTTGCTGAAGTATTCCCTGGCCCACGCCTTCTGCTGCTTCCTCGCCTCTGTGGAGGACGTCAACCCAGCCGTGGCCACCCGTGCCAGACTGCTGCTAGACACCATCAAGAGGCCGGCCTTACAG GGCTTGTGCCTGTGTCTGGATTTCCAGTTTGACACAGTAGTGAGGGATCGACCCATCATCTTGAGCAAacttctgctgctgcacttcCTGAAGAAAGAGGTTCCCGCCCTCAGCTGGGAGTTTTTTGTCAACCGCTTTGAAACGTTATCTCTGGAGGCCCAGCTACACCTGGACTGCAACAAGGAGTTCCCTTTCCCTACTA CTATTACAGCCGTACGCACCAATGTAGCCAACCTCAGTGATGCAGCAATGTGGAAAATACGACGGGCCCGTTTTGCCAGGAATCGGCAGAAGAGCGTGCGTTCCCTCCGTGACAGTGTGAAGGGCCCGTCGGAGTCTAAGCGGGCGTTCTCACTGCCTGAGTCACTGAGCAACCGGCTTC GCCAGACCCCATCTCCTGAGGATGACTCAGTTGTCAGAGACCTGCTTCCTGAGAATGCTGGGATAGACCACCAGACGGTTCACCAGCTGATCATGGTGCTCATGAAATTCATGGCCAAAGACCAGAGTAGCGCCGAGGCCGACATTGGAAGTGCCAAAGCTTTCAACACTGTGAAGCGACACCTGTATGTGCTGCTGGGCTACGACCAACAAGAGGGCTGCTTCATGATCGCCCCTCAGAAGATGCGTACCTCCACCTGCTTTAATGCCTTCATCGCTGGAATCGCACAA gtgaTGGACTACAATATTGGTCTAGGGAAGCAGCTGCTCCCCCTGGTGGTCCAGGTGTTGAAGTATTGCACTTGTCCTCAGCTGAGACATTATTTCCAGCAGCCGCCCCGTTGCTCGCTTTGGGCCTTGAGGCCACACATTAGACAGATGTGGCTCAAAGCCCTGCTCGTCATCCTCTATAAG TATCCTTACAGGGACATGGATGGCAGTAAAATAGTCATCCACTTGATCCACATCACTATTAACACACTGAATGCCCAGTATCACAGCTGTCGCCCCCATGCCACTGCGGGACCCCTCTACAGCGACAACTCCAACATGAGCCGCTACAGTGAGAAGGAAAAAG AGGAGGACAGTGTGTTTGATGAGTCAGATATCCATGACACACCCACTGGTGCTGCTAACAAAGAGTCACAGACCTTCTTTGCCCGTCTCAAGCGGATTGGTGGGAGCAAGTCTGTGAAGTACCAGCCCGTCGAGCTGAATGCCAAGAAAA GTGATATTGAATTGTCTGAGTACCGTGAAGCCAGTGCCCTTCAGGACAGCATCCTGCACTgtgtgagggaggagagcaCAAGGAAGAAGCGGCTACAGGCCATGCACAAGCAGAAGTCTCTGGACATTTCCAACACAGACTCCATCCTCTTCAATCTCGATGAACACCGACGCAAGTCCTGCATTGACCGCTGTGACCTGCAGGCGCCCCCTGCGGTCCTGCCCCCGTCCTCTGCCACGTCCCACAGCAGACATCAAGGCAAAGGCTCGTCCAATGGCTCTTCGGTACGGGTGGGGGGCTGTGATCCTCAAGACCGACGTGGCTCTCGAGGTGGACATTCCGACATTTCCAAACCCGTCATCCCAGAGGTCCGTCTCAGCTGCATGGAGACCTTTGAGGACAAGCTGGACCAGAGCTCCTTGGGAGGATCAGCTCAGGACAAGGACGACCCAGATCTCATTGACTTGTCTTCCGACTGCACCTCCATTCCAGAGAAACACTCGCTGCTCTCCATGTCCGACAGTGACTCCCTGGTGTTTGAACCGCTGCCTCCTCTGAGGATAGTGGAGAGCGATGAGGAATTTGACCTCAGTGCCATCATCAGCTCCAGGCTCAACGGGGGTAGCAAGATCCCTGCTTCCCCTGCTAGCAGCAACACCTTGCGACTGTCTCCTGTGGTGCAGGTGAGTGTGGAGGATTGCTCTAGCAAAACAGAAACCCCAGACCTTTCAGTGGGAGAGGGAAGCTCAGAGCAACCATTTATGGACAAGAGGCCGAACCGAGTGACTCCCAGCACCTCCTTGGAGCTTCCTGACCGTCCAGAATATGTCTGCCACGAAAGCCCCATGACCTTGAAACAGAAGCGAGACCTGCTGAGGAAGACGCCGCACGTCCCTGACACCTCACTGGATGACATGTCTGTGACCTCTGAGGAGCTGAAGGCCGGGGTGGCACTCGGGACGAGCCCCTCAGGTAGAACGATCTTCTTAGACATCCCGGAGGACACAGCAGAGCCTCTTTCCTCACCAGAAAAACTCAGCAACGACGATGAAgatgacggtgatgatgaagacgatgatgaCATTGGTGATGAAGGGGACAGCGACCCTAAACCTGACAATGAGGACGACAATGACGAGGCAGAGTTCAAAATCCAGATTGTTCCCCGACAACGCAAGCAGAGGAAAATAGCTGTCAGTGCCATCCAGAGGGAATACCTCGATATCTCTTTTAACACTCTGGACAAGCTGGCTGGTGAGCAGACGACAGAAACCG ATCACAAAGTTCTGTCTACCTTGGAAAAGCCACGAGAATCTGCCTCAGCTCCCACCCTCGAAGCTGCTATGCCCGAAACGAGCCACCGCTCTTCAGTATCAA CTCAGTACCGTCAGGTGAAACGAGGCTCTCTGGGAGCCCTGACCATGAGCCAGTTAATGAAGAGACAGCTGGAGCACCAGTCCAGCGCACCTCACAACATCAGCACCTGGGAGACAGGTCAG ACTGCAGCAGACTCTGATAAGTGGATCTAACTGCAAGCCTGTCTTTATTTCACTGCTGTTGCTCTCTTCTTTTTAGGCCCCACTAAGACCAGTCTCCTCTCTGCACCAAGCACAGTCAGCATGTTTGTCCCTGCGCCTGAGGAGTTCATTGACGAGCAGCCTACCACCATGTCTGACAG GTGCCGTGACTGTGGGGCTGTGCTGGAGGAATATGATGAAGAGACTCTGGGCCTGGCAGTGGTGGTTCTCTCCATGTTCATCCACCTCAGCCCTGACTTGGCCGCTCCAATGCTTCTCGACATCATGCAGTCTGTGGGCAG GTTGGCATCTAGTGCCAATTTTCCTGGACAAGCTGAGAG TATGTTGATCCCAGGGAATGCAGCAGGTGTAGCCAAGCAGTTCCTCCGCTGTATGTTTCATCAGTTGGCCCCCAATGGCATCTTACCCCAGCTTTTTCAGAGTAACATCAAAG ATGGAAGTTTCCTAAGAACACTTGCATCTGCATTGATAGACTTCAACGAACTGAGTTCTGTTGCTGCCCTCAACATGCTGCTTGAA GGTCTGAACAACAAGAAGAGTCTACCGGCAGGGGGCACTATGCTGCACTGCCTTGACAACATCGCCACCTTCATGGAGGCTCTCCCAATGGATTCCCCCAGCAACCTGTGGACCACAATTTGCAACCAGTTCCAGACCTTTCTCACAAAATTACCCTCTGTGCTTCCTTTAAAG TGTCCCATGGATTCCAGTTTGCGGATCATTATTTGTCTACTGAAAATCCCTACCACAAATGCCACCCGG AGCCTACTGGAGCCTTTCTCCAAGCTGCTGAGCTTCATCATCCAGTACGGCATGTTCAGTCTCTCCTACCTGGTAGAACTATGTGGCCTGTGTTACAAAGCCTTCAACAAG GAGAGAGATAAGTTCTACATGTCCCGCATTGTGGTGCTAGAGCTTCTGCAGGCTCTCAAGTTCAAGTCTTCTCTGCCAGACACAAACTTGCTACTGCTGGTCCAG tttgtttgtgcaGATATTGGTACACGGCTAGCAGAATCCACCATCATCCAGAAGCACATGATCTCAACGCTGCCGGGG tGCACAACAGCAGCGATGGAATGCATGAGGCAATACATAAGCGAGCTGCTGGACTTCATTGCAGATATGCACACGCTAACCAAACTGAAA AGCCACATGAAGGCTTGCTGTCAGCCGCTGCACGAAGACACCTTCGGGGGGAATCTCAAAGTGGGCTTGGCACAAGTCGCTGCCATGGAGATCAGCAAAGGCAATCACCGTGATAACAAAGCTGTGGTCCGTTATCTTCCATGGCTTTATCATCCTCCCTCCACCATGCAACAAGG GCCAAAGGAGTTCATCGAGTGTGTGTCCCACATCCGTCAGCTGTCCTGGCTTCTTTTGGGGTCTCTGACTCACTGTGCCCTGCATCAGGGCTCCACTTCCTGCATGCCCATCCCCCTCGATGCTGGTTCCCACATCGCGGACCACCTGATTGTCATCCTTATTGGCTTCCCAGAACAGTCCAAG ACGTCGGTGCTGCACATGTGCTCCCTGTTCCACGCCTTCATGTTTTCCCAGCTGTGGACCATCTATTGTGAGCAGGCGGCAGCTGCTCCGGCTTTGCAAAACCAGAACCAGACAGAGTTTTCCTCTAGCGCCATCCTCACTGGCCTGGAGTTCTGGAGCCGGGTTACACCCAGCATCCTGCAGCTCATGGCCCACAACAAAGTG ATGGTGGAGATGGTGTGTCTTCATGTCATTAGTCTGATGGAAGCCCTACAGGAGTGCAACTCAACCATCTTTGTCAAG CTAATTCCTATGTGGCTACCCATGATTCAGTCCAACCTCAAG CATCTGTCTGCGGGGCTGCAGCTGCGTCTCCAGGCCATCCAGAACAGGGTGAACCACCAGTGTCTGCAGGGCCAGGCCCCGGGAGCCTTTCCGTTCGCCTTGCGCAAATGGCTGCAGTGCACCCAGTTTAAGATGGCTCAGGTGGAGATCCAGTCATCTGAGGCTGCATCACAGTTTTACCCCATGTGA